One region of Zingiber officinale cultivar Zhangliang chromosome 7B, Zo_v1.1, whole genome shotgun sequence genomic DNA includes:
- the LOC122004898 gene encoding pentatricopeptide repeat-containing protein At5g04810, chloroplastic-like isoform X1 has protein sequence MDLLFVPASFSPTTLVVKPSVLLSPRASHKPPPEAAAGAAAPLSSATIRRPLNPPFRQTSPVEPDTAPSTALKPSTTNPLAPKLWLSSKLSPPPPPPPLPPAETLPLDSDVEDPPSPAVNPDSMADAAKYRVKGKIFVGNLPRWVKKNAIVEFFRQFGPVEKCELITAHDDPERNMGYCFLLYGGPTAEDSAVRAVEFDGVEFHGRVLTVRLDDGSQQRARKEEKMNWVAGSDRREYKSKLHAERGNARNIFVKVLDTKLEDWQAVVSACDKIPKPSLGDYLLMVKYYARRGDKHHARQHEQLLRA, from the exons ATGGATTTGCTTTTCGTCCCCGCTTCCTTCTCTCCCACGACCCTCGTTGTCAAACCCTCCGTCCTCCTCTCCCCTCGCGCTTCCCATAAGCCACCACCGGAAGCTGCAGCAGGCGCCGCCGCGCCGCTATCCTCCGCCACCATTCGCCGCCCCCTGAACCCCCCATTCCGGCAAACATCCCCTGTTGAGCCTGACACCGCCCCTTCGACCGCTCTTAAACCCTCCACCACCAACCCCTTGGCACCGAAGCTCTGGCTTTCCAGTAAGctctctcctccacctcctcctccgccgctgCCACCGGCAGAAACCCTGCCATTGGATTCCGATGTGGAAGATCCCCCCTCGCCTGCTGTTAATCCTGATTCCATGGCCGACGCTGCCAAATATCGTGTTAAAGGAAAGATTTTTGTGGGGAATCTGCCGCGATGGGTCAAGAAGAACGCGATCGTCGAGTTCTTCCGCCAATTCGGACCCGTGGAGAAATGCGAGTTGATCACGGCTCATGATGATCCGGAGCGCAATATGGGGTATTGTTTCCTGTTATACGGTGGTCCTACTGCTGAGGATTCGGCTGTCAGGGCGGTGGAGTTTGACGGAGTGGAGTTCCATGGGAGGGTTTTGACTGTAAGGTTGGACGACGGGAGTCAGCAGAGAGCGAGGAAGGAAGAGAAAATGAACTGGGTAGCAGGGTCGGATCGTAGGGAGTACAAGTCGAAGTTGCATGCGGAGAGGGGGAATGCTAGAAATATATTTGTGAAGGTTTTGGACACTAAGCTAGAGGATTGGCAAGCGGTAGTGTCGGCGTGTGATAAAATACCCAAG CCCTCTTTAGGAGATTATCTCTTGATGGTCAAGTATTATGCCAGAAGAGGTGATAAACATCATGCACGACAGCACGAGCAACTTTTGAGAGCATGA
- the LOC122004898 gene encoding pentatricopeptide repeat-containing protein At5g04810, chloroplastic-like isoform X2, with protein MDLLFVPASFSPTTLVVKPSVLLSPRASHKPPPEAAAGAAAPLSSATIRRPLNPPFRQTSPVEPDTAPSTALKPSTTNPLAPKLWLSSKLSPPPPPPPLPPAETLPLDSDVEDPPSPAVNPDSMADAAKYRVKGKIFVGNLPRWVKKNAIVEFFRQFGPVEKCELITAHDDPERNMGYCFLLYGGPTAEDSAVRAVEFDGVEFHGRVLTVRLDDGSQQRARKEEKMNWVAGSDRREYKSKLHAERGNARNIFVKVLDTKLEDWQAVVSACDKIPKVEDYQQQEATCIRSFESRHEFGS; from the exons ATGGATTTGCTTTTCGTCCCCGCTTCCTTCTCTCCCACGACCCTCGTTGTCAAACCCTCCGTCCTCCTCTCCCCTCGCGCTTCCCATAAGCCACCACCGGAAGCTGCAGCAGGCGCCGCCGCGCCGCTATCCTCCGCCACCATTCGCCGCCCCCTGAACCCCCCATTCCGGCAAACATCCCCTGTTGAGCCTGACACCGCCCCTTCGACCGCTCTTAAACCCTCCACCACCAACCCCTTGGCACCGAAGCTCTGGCTTTCCAGTAAGctctctcctccacctcctcctccgccgctgCCACCGGCAGAAACCCTGCCATTGGATTCCGATGTGGAAGATCCCCCCTCGCCTGCTGTTAATCCTGATTCCATGGCCGACGCTGCCAAATATCGTGTTAAAGGAAAGATTTTTGTGGGGAATCTGCCGCGATGGGTCAAGAAGAACGCGATCGTCGAGTTCTTCCGCCAATTCGGACCCGTGGAGAAATGCGAGTTGATCACGGCTCATGATGATCCGGAGCGCAATATGGGGTATTGTTTCCTGTTATACGGTGGTCCTACTGCTGAGGATTCGGCTGTCAGGGCGGTGGAGTTTGACGGAGTGGAGTTCCATGGGAGGGTTTTGACTGTAAGGTTGGACGACGGGAGTCAGCAGAGAGCGAGGAAGGAAGAGAAAATGAACTGGGTAGCAGGGTCGGATCGTAGGGAGTACAAGTCGAAGTTGCATGCGGAGAGGGGGAATGCTAGAAATATATTTGTGAAGGTTTTGGACACTAAGCTAGAGGATTGGCAAGCGGTAGTGTCGGCGTGTGATAAAATACCCAAG GTTGAAGATTATCaacaacaagaagcaacgtgcATTAGGAGTTTTGAGTCTAGACATGAATTTGGCTCTTAA
- the LOC122004898 gene encoding pentatricopeptide repeat-containing protein At5g04810, chloroplastic-like isoform X3 produces MDLLFVPASFSPTTLVVKPSVLLSPRASHKPPPEAAAGAAAPLSSATIRRPLNPPFRQTSPVEPDTAPSTALKPSTTNPLAPKLWLSSKLSPPPPPPPLPPAETLPLDSDVEDPPSPAVNPDSMADAAKYRVKGKIFVGNLPRWVKKNAIVEFFRQFGPVEKCELITAHDDPERNMGYCFLLYGGPTAEDSAVRAVEFDGVEFHGRVLTVRLDDGSQQRARKEEKMNWVAGSDRREYKSKLHAERGNARNIFVKVLDTKLEDWQAVVSACDKIPKEIIS; encoded by the exons ATGGATTTGCTTTTCGTCCCCGCTTCCTTCTCTCCCACGACCCTCGTTGTCAAACCCTCCGTCCTCCTCTCCCCTCGCGCTTCCCATAAGCCACCACCGGAAGCTGCAGCAGGCGCCGCCGCGCCGCTATCCTCCGCCACCATTCGCCGCCCCCTGAACCCCCCATTCCGGCAAACATCCCCTGTTGAGCCTGACACCGCCCCTTCGACCGCTCTTAAACCCTCCACCACCAACCCCTTGGCACCGAAGCTCTGGCTTTCCAGTAAGctctctcctccacctcctcctccgccgctgCCACCGGCAGAAACCCTGCCATTGGATTCCGATGTGGAAGATCCCCCCTCGCCTGCTGTTAATCCTGATTCCATGGCCGACGCTGCCAAATATCGTGTTAAAGGAAAGATTTTTGTGGGGAATCTGCCGCGATGGGTCAAGAAGAACGCGATCGTCGAGTTCTTCCGCCAATTCGGACCCGTGGAGAAATGCGAGTTGATCACGGCTCATGATGATCCGGAGCGCAATATGGGGTATTGTTTCCTGTTATACGGTGGTCCTACTGCTGAGGATTCGGCTGTCAGGGCGGTGGAGTTTGACGGAGTGGAGTTCCATGGGAGGGTTTTGACTGTAAGGTTGGACGACGGGAGTCAGCAGAGAGCGAGGAAGGAAGAGAAAATGAACTGGGTAGCAGGGTCGGATCGTAGGGAGTACAAGTCGAAGTTGCATGCGGAGAGGGGGAATGCTAGAAATATATTTGTGAAGGTTTTGGACACTAAGCTAGAGGATTGGCAAGCGGTAGTGTCGGCGTGTGATAAAATACCCAAG GAGATTATCTCTTGA
- the LOC122004898 gene encoding pentatricopeptide repeat-containing protein At5g04810, chloroplastic-like isoform X4 produces the protein MDLLFVPASFSPTTLVVKPSVLLSPRASHKPPPEAAAGAAAPLSSATIRRPLNPPFRQTSPVEPDTAPSTALKPSTTNPLAPKLWLSSKLSPPPPPPPLPPAETLPLDSDVEDPPSPAVNPDSMADAAKYRVKGKIFVGNLPRWVKKNAIVEFFRQFGPVEKCELITAHDDPERNMGYCFLLYGGPTAEDSAVRAVEFDGVEFHGRVLTVRLDDGSQQRARKEEKMNWVAGSDRREYKSKLHAERGNARNIFVKVLDTKLEDWQAVVSACDKIPKKR, from the exons ATGGATTTGCTTTTCGTCCCCGCTTCCTTCTCTCCCACGACCCTCGTTGTCAAACCCTCCGTCCTCCTCTCCCCTCGCGCTTCCCATAAGCCACCACCGGAAGCTGCAGCAGGCGCCGCCGCGCCGCTATCCTCCGCCACCATTCGCCGCCCCCTGAACCCCCCATTCCGGCAAACATCCCCTGTTGAGCCTGACACCGCCCCTTCGACCGCTCTTAAACCCTCCACCACCAACCCCTTGGCACCGAAGCTCTGGCTTTCCAGTAAGctctctcctccacctcctcctccgccgctgCCACCGGCAGAAACCCTGCCATTGGATTCCGATGTGGAAGATCCCCCCTCGCCTGCTGTTAATCCTGATTCCATGGCCGACGCTGCCAAATATCGTGTTAAAGGAAAGATTTTTGTGGGGAATCTGCCGCGATGGGTCAAGAAGAACGCGATCGTCGAGTTCTTCCGCCAATTCGGACCCGTGGAGAAATGCGAGTTGATCACGGCTCATGATGATCCGGAGCGCAATATGGGGTATTGTTTCCTGTTATACGGTGGTCCTACTGCTGAGGATTCGGCTGTCAGGGCGGTGGAGTTTGACGGAGTGGAGTTCCATGGGAGGGTTTTGACTGTAAGGTTGGACGACGGGAGTCAGCAGAGAGCGAGGAAGGAAGAGAAAATGAACTGGGTAGCAGGGTCGGATCGTAGGGAGTACAAGTCGAAGTTGCATGCGGAGAGGGGGAATGCTAGAAATATATTTGTGAAGGTTTTGGACACTAAGCTAGAGGATTGGCAAGCGGTAGTGTCGGCGTGTGATAAAATACCCAAG AAGAGGTGA